The sequence below is a genomic window from Bradyrhizobium septentrionale.
TGAAGGCCTCGATGTCCATATCGTTATGGATAACTACGCCACCCACAAGACACCCAAGATCAAAGCGTGGCTCACCCGCCGGCCTCACTATCATGTCCATTTTACGCCGACTTCCGCGTCGTGGATCAATCAGTAGCGCTGGTTCGCTGAACTCACCAGAAAGCAAATCCAGCGAGGTGTTCACACCTCCGTCAGGCAGCTCGAGGCCGACATCCGGACCTTCATCGACCTGCACAACCAAAACCCGAAGCCCTTCAAATGGACCAAGTCCGCAGACCAGATTTTGGCTTCCGTCAAACGCTTCTGCCACAAAGCCCAACAGACATTATGTGGCGAACTTTAGATTCACGTGACTAGTGTCCTGAATCATAAGTTCGGCAGACTCCAAATCGGCTCGATCATGGCGGACTCTCCTGATTTGGGGAAGGATTGGTCATGGGTCGACGGTTTGCCTCGCTGGGGCTCGATGAGGTGGAACGCGCTGAGTTGACGTCGCTGGCGTCGCGCCGAAGCACGGCTCAGGCGTTGGCGCTGCGGGCTCGGATCATCCTGGCCTGTGCCGTAGGCGAGCAGAGCAAGGTCGTGGCGACCCGCCTGGGCATTGATCCGGACACGGTCGGCAAGTGGCGTCGGCGCTTTGCCGAGCATCGGCTGGGAGGGCTTTGGGAGCCGCGATCGGGGACGCCGCGCTGCGAAACCGGAACACGTCCTTCGTGATTGACGGCGAGGCCGTGCTCGGCGTCGACGGCATATCAGTCCCGCAAGTACATGACGAGATGCAGTTCTACGCCTTCGATATCCTGGCGAAAGGCGGCGAGGATCATCGCAAACTGTCGCTATCGATGCCCAAGATCAACCTGGTGCGGCTGTTAGCGCGTCGCGTCGACGGGATCTTCCAGCGACTTCGAGCAGGGCGAGATCGGCCCCGACCTGTTCCGCTACGTCTACCTGATGGGACTGGAAGGGCTGGTTTCCAAGCACCGCGAGCAGCCGCGATCCGTCAATCTGAGTTTTATGGCGCCATCAGCAATAACCACTGAGGCAAGCGAGCCGCTGCGTGGCACGTCAACGGGTTCGGTAGGAGTTGCGTCAGACCCGAGTCTGAATAGGCGTTCTGAGGCGTCGCGACTGTGCCGGCCTGGATCACGAAGAGCCGACAGCCAGGCGCAGCCTTGCCGGTCAGGTCGAATTGCGGGGTGAGACTGAAGCCAGGGACGGTGCCGGCGGCCAAAGCCAAGGACGCCAACAGAAGTAACGGCGAAGCAGTGACCGTCGCTAAGCCGATCATACGAAGAAACTTGCTGCGCATTCTTATCCTCGCATGCATCTAACGTGCTGCGAGCCTAAGAGACTGCCGCTTTACTGGTCTATGCGAGGTCCGCGGCTTTTGCGGTCAAAGATCATCATCCGAAGATTGTTCATTCTGTTGATTTTGCGAGCCACCCCATGCCGGCTCGGGTGAACGGACGTTTAACCATGCATAGGAGGTCTTCCCGCTCGGGGAAATTGGTGGGTGCCAGCCTATTTTAACCCTCAGTGGTCTGGGTTTGATCCACCGCAAAGGTTCTCACCCAAAACTAGTTAATGATGTTTTCTATCACCGGGCTCCGGTTCGGCCGTCGCCGGTGACTGAGAGTGTTGTGCTCCCGCCGTTAAAGAGCTATCGCCAAATTTTGGTGACGGCGCGGCCGGTCAGGCGGCGGCGGTTATGGGCTGACGGTCAGTCGGTTTGGCGATGACCTCGATCCCATCGTTGAATGTCACACCGAGAACGAGTTTTGGCAACTGGTTGTGTCCGTCGAGCCGTCGCCAGCTTTTCTGTGCGCCCTCAAGCAATTTGAAGACCATTGCTAGGGCGGTCGTGTTGGACAGGCAGCCCTTCGATCGGATCGTGCGGTGGCGCACGGTAGCGAAGGTGCTTTCAATGGGATTGGTAACCGGTATGAGATTTCTCGGTGCCGATGTTCCGCTGCGATATTCAAGATCGTAGCGTATGGTGCGACCATCGGGACAGAGGCACCGGGAGCACGAAGGTGCGGGCAGGCCGATGCATACGATGAGCCGCGAGCTCGAGTTAGTAGCTGGCCGCCTCTGCGACTCGCCCGGTTGCGCTGAGAGCGCGAATCCGTAGTTGTCGTGTCGCCCGTAGCTCCCGTCATGTATTCTGATTGGCAGGAGGTGCGAATGCGACGGGTGATTGGCATCGACGTCCACCGAACTTTCGGGGAGGTGGTGGTTTGGGAGGACGGCAGGCTCAGACATGCGGGCCGCATTGATATGACGCGGACTGCGTTGGAGGGATTTGGCAAGACCCTGCTGGCCAGTGATGAGGTGGTGGTCGAAGCGACCGCCAACAGCATGGCGGTGTCGCGGGTTCTGGCGCCGTTCGTGGCACGGGTGATTATCGCCAATCCGCTGCAGGTGAAGGCGATCGCCCAGGCTCACGTCAAGACCGACAAGATCGATGCCGGCACGCTCGCCAGTCTGCAGGCGGCCGGGTACCTGCCGCAGATCTGGACGCCTGACGCGGAGACCGAACGCAAGCGTCGGCTGGTGGCGCGGCGCTACCAGCTCGTGCGGCATCGCACGCGGCTCAAGAACGAGGTGCATTCGATCCTGCACGCGCACCTGATCCCGAAGTGCCCGCATGCCGATCTTTTCAACGGCCGCGGCCGGGCGTGGTTGGCCGCTCAACCGTTGCCAGACGATGAGCGCGCGGCGATCGATCGGCACGTCCGCGAGCTTGACCGGCTGGCGGAAGATCTGGCCCTGCTCGACCGCGAGATCGCGCAGGACGCCATCGACGATTCCGCGGTCAACAGATTGATGACGATCACCGGCGTCAACTTGGCGGTCGCCGCCGGCATCGTGGCGGCGATCGGCGACATCAGCCGGTTCAACAGCCCGCAGAAGCTGGTGAGCTATTTCGGGCTGAACCCGCGGGTGCGGCAGTCCGGACTGGGCGCCGCCCATCACGGCCGCATCAGCAAGATCGGCCGCAGTCACGCGCGCGCCATGCTGGTCGAGGCGGCCTGGGCAGCGGCCAAGGCGCCCGGTCCACTGCATGCGTTTTTCCTGCGCATCCGCGCCCGGCGCGGCCATCAGATCGCCGCGGTGGCCGTGGCCCGGAAGCTCACCGTGCTTTGCTGGCATTTGTTGACGAAGGGCGAGGATTACCTGTGGGCGCGCCCGGCACTGGTCGCCATCAAGACCCGCGCGATGCAGCTTCAAGCCGGACATCCGCAACAGAAAGGCAGCCGGCGTGGGCCAGCGTATGCCTACAACATCAAGGCATTGCGCGACCGCGAGATGTTGATTGCCGCCCAGGCAGAGCAAAGCTACGAGCGCTTGGTGACGCAATGGAAACCACGGCGGCCAAAAACCGGCGCGCGGGCGCCTCAGCTCGGCAGGACAAAATAGGGCAGCCCGGTGACGCTTGCAGCCGATGCGCCACGCTTCGCCACGAGGTCGCCCGCGCCCACCAAGGATAATCCCGCCTGACGGCAAGGGCCAGCCAGGAATGCAGTCCCGTTCCACGCCAGCATGCCGCCGTGCTCGGGCCGGTCAAGGCCAAGCCTTGCGGTGGCCGCAAACGCGGCCAGCCTTGACCGCCCCTGCGCGCGGCGGCTGCGAGATCGGTGGCCGGGACGGAAGAATGGCCCGCGGCGCAGCCGAACAAAAGAATGGACGTACGCGATTTCTGCAATCGTCATCTCGGTCATGAAAAAATCGCTTGTCCATCTCATCCGTGGTCCGCAGGTGTTTCCAGTGTTCGGCCGGGAAGTCGTAGAACGCCAGTAGCGTGTCCCGATCCTTGCTCAGGCAGTCGGCCGCCTTCTCGTATTTGGGCGTGTAGCTCTCGATGAAGGCGTCGAACGCCAGCTCGGCGGCGGCCTTGGTTTCGGCCATCCAGATCTCCTGCAACGCGCGTTTGGCTTTAGGCTGCTGGCTCTTCGGCAACTTGGCGATCACGTTGGCGGTCTTGTGTACCCAGCAGCGCTGCTCGCGCGTTTTCGGCCAGACCTCGCCGGCGGCCTTCCAGAACCCGAGCGCGCCGTCGGCGATGGTGAGCCGCGGTGGCACGCCGAGCCCGCGCCGCTTCAGGTCGAGCAGCAGATCGCGCCAGTCCTGCGCGCTCTCGCGGGCGCCATCGGTGAAGCCGACCAGTTCCTTGCGGCCTTCCGGCGTCGCGCCGATCAGCACCAGGATGCACTGCTTTTCGTCTTCGAGGCGTGCTTGGAGATGGATGCCATCGGCCCAGATGTAGACGTAGCGCTTCGCCGACAGATCGCGCCTCTGCCACGCGGTGTGTTCGTCAAGCCAACCGTCCTTCAGACGGCCGATGGCGGATGCCGACAACCCGGCAGCATCCTTGCCGAGCAGCGCCGCCAGAGCCTCGGAGAAGTCGCCGGTGGAGATACCCTTCAGGTAAAGGATCGGCAGCAGCGTCTCGATCGATTTCGAGCGGCGCATGTAGGGCGGCAGGATCGACGGAGAGAACCGGATGCGGTCGGGATCGGTAGCCTCCGCCTCGCGATCGCGTACACGCGGCTGGCGGACGCCGACCGGACCGATACCGGTCATAACCTCGCGTTCCGGCAGGTGACCGTGGCGCACGACGCGCTGGTGGCCGTCCGCAGTCTTCAAATCGGCATGCTTGCCGAGAAAGTCCGCGACCTCGGCCTCGACCGCCTGGGCCAACAGAGCACGCGCCCCATTGCGCAAGATTTCGGTGAGTTGATCGTCGACGTTTCCTGGCTGAATCAACTTGATGATGTTATCTTTGGCCACGGCATATCGCTCCTTCGGTGGAGAAGTGGAGGCGTCAAGCACCCCCACGATATGCCGCCTTCCCGATTCCCGCCGTCACCAACTTTCAGCGATAGCTCGGCGTTAAATGCGGTGACGTATGCGCATATCCGAGCCCGCTTGGGCCAATTGCTTTAGGCATCTATCGAAATGCCCCGGAGACAATTGGTGTGCCCTTCAGTTTCCGAAGTGCGCCGGATGCCCGAATGCCGCCGCGTTGCCTCATCATTCAGTGGGCGCGCTTGAAGACCCGATGGAATCGGACGAGATCAAAGGGTGGCTTTGCGGGCTTAAGCCATACAGGGATTTCTGTCGCCATCAAAAAGTACGGCCCCCCAGAGTGGGTAGGGTCCCGATCCACTGCTGATGCAGTACCGTCAGCCCTCGTTAGCCTTTTCGAGCTGACTCCGTGGGGCTTACCAGCGGGCAATGTGGGAAGGCCGCGCAAACTATGACAAGCGAAAACGCGCCTTCAAGGCCGATTGAAGCCGCGTGGGAAGCGGTGACACTCGGTGAGGCGGCCAACGTCGCGCTAGCCATCTGGGCCGCAACAGTCGCGGCCCACATCACCGCAGCGTCGGTGTATTTTTGGCGGGAGCAGCGCAGCCCGGCATGGTTGGCCGCTCTTGCGATTTTGGCATACTGGCCGATCTTGGTGCTGATCACATGTCTCGGCCTTGCTTTTAAACATCTAATCCGGCCTCTGATTGAGCAAGTCAAACGGAGAAGGCCCGGCACCAAAAGCCGCCCATTAGTAAGGGCGCCTCAGTTGGCGGCCTCTTCGTCATCATCGACGTCGTCGCCGTATTCAAATGACAGCTGAGTTGGTTCAGTAATCGTGGATGCAATCGATCAAGCTTTGCTTTAAAGGCCGTTTCGATTCGGCGCGGGTCATGGACAAACAACCGATACCCGTCGGTGAACAGATCATCACCATCGTCTTGCTGGTGATCTTCGCGCTCGTGATTTGGTACGGCGCCATGATCTGAGACTTCTTTCTTTGGAGTGGGCCTTGTCTAGCCAGAGAAGCCTTTGGCGAAATTGATCACTTCACCCCATCGAGACGCGTGTCGACCCAGCCGACCTTGCTGCAGGCGGTGCATTTGAGGTGCGCCGAGATGTCATACAAATCCCAGAATTCGGGCTCAACGCTGCCCGTTTAAAATACACACGGGCAGCGTTGGCTCTAGCCCCAGGATGTAAAGTGCAAAATCCTGACGAGTAGAATACTGCGCAGGCGCGCAATCGTTTCGTACCTCGGAGGGGGTAGCTCGCTGATCGTTGTTCGTAGGAACGAATCGATACGGCAAGAGTCGGCGTTCCAGCTCGCAGTCGCTCCTCAGCCCCTGGGAGTAGCGATCCCTGGCGCTGTGACTAACGTCCGGCGCTGGGGGCGCTGGTTAGCTGTCGAAGCGAATTCGGAACATCAGTCGTCAATCTCGCTTAATGACCAGGAGATCGTAGATTGAGCCTGTAAGATTTTTAAGCGGTATCCGATATCCGTCTTCGCCTTCGTGGTGGACAGTGTCTTGAGCCACGCGCTGGAAAGCACCTAGGTCGTTCGAACCATTACCGGCGGGCTGGATTGAGAATGTACGATCATCGACGATTGTAGTGCGGTGCAGCCTCGATCCCTTACGAAGCTTATCGAAGTAGCTCATTCGCATCCTCTCCAGAAAACAATCCAAATAGCAAAAGCGGCAATACCTTATTTGGTTCCGTTCCTGCGGAGGAACCTCGGCCTTGTAACCATGGTGGTTATCTGGATGGTCTTCTTCCAACCTGAAGCGGTGGCGTCCTTCTTTCACGCTTGGGCTTTTGAGACGCGCTGGGAGCAGGCTGCTCAGTAAGCGGCAAAGAAACCCCGTCTGGCGGAGTGGTAAGCGATCGGCTATCGGCTGCTGAGTTTGTGAGCCGATGTGAGCTTCTATGTCTGCGCCTAGTTCTGGAACTAGAACCTTCCATATGATCGAAGCGGTCGCCGACCGTCTTGAGGGAGCGCCGCGGCAGCTTCGCCGACGCTGGTCGGACGAGTTCAAGGCGCAAATTGTGACAGAGGCGCTGGAGCCTGGCGCGAGCGTCTCGGCGATCGCCCGCCGGATCGGCATTCACCCGTCGCAGCTGTTCGCTTGGCGCCGTGATGCTCGGGCCGAGCGGCATTATCGCTCGCGGCACTCGAGTTGCGAGGGCGTGGTGGCGTCTGTGGCAGGCACAGTGATTGAGATTGCCATTGGCGAGGTCGTCGTGCGTGCCGGCGTGGACGTCGACGAGGCGCACTTGCAGCGAGTGATCCGGGCGGTGCGTTCGGCATGATTCCCTCGGGCGTGAAGGTGTTCCTCGCCAGCCATCCAGTCGACTTCCGCAAGGGTATCGATGGCCTGGTTGCGCTTGTGCGCGATGCGGGCTCAGATCCGTTCGACGGTGCGCTTTATGTCTTCCGGGCCAAAAGAGCCGACAGAATAAAGATCGTATGGTGGGATGGCTCCGGCGTGTGCCTCTATTTAAAACGTCTCGAAAAGGCGAAGTTCTGCTGGCCGCGGATCGGGCATCATCGGGTGCAGATGAATCCTGCGCAGTTGATGGCACTGGTGGATGGAATGGACTGGAAGCGGGTCCGGACCGTGGCGGTCAAGCCGCCGGAGATTGTTGGGTAAAAGCGCTGCGGCGAAGTGAATCAGTGAGCTGAAAAGGCAAGAGAACCGGGGCAAAATGTGCTTGGTCGGGCCAATGACGCCGCCCGATCTCAACCTCCCGAATGACGTAGAGACGCTGAGAGCCATGGTGCTTGCCCTGGCCGAGAGGGCGGCCCGCGCCGATGCTCTGGAGAGCGAAGTCGCCGATCTCAGGGTGCGCAACGCCGATGCCGATGCGCGTATCGAGCGGCTGACGCAGATCCTGAAGGCCTTCGACCGCGCCCGGTTCGGCCGACGATCGGAAAAGCTCGGCTCTGCGAACGGCGACGATGAACAGCAGGCCTTTGTCTTCGAGGAAATTGAGACCGGCATCGCTGCAATCAAGGCCCAGGTCAGCAAGGGCCGTGAGCAAGCGGATGGCAAGCGTGCACCGCGTCGGCGCAAGGGCTTTGCGCCCCATCTGGAACGGATCGAAACCGTCATTGAGCCGGAAGACCTTGCTGAGCATGCCGGCAAGCAGAAGGTGGTGATCGGCGAGGACGTGTCGGAGCGTCTGGATGTGGAGCCAGCGAAGTTCCGTGTGATCGTCACGCGCCGTCCCAAGTATGCCTTCAAGAACGCGGACGGCGTAATCCAGGCGCCGGCTCCGGCCCATATCATTGAAGGAGGCATTCCGACGGAAGCGCTTCTGGCCCAGATCGCGGTCGCCAAATACGCCGATGGCAGCCGCTCTACCGGCAGGAGGCGATCTACGCGCGCGATCATGTCGAGCTCGACCGCCAGCTGATGGCGCAATGGATGGGCAAGCTCGGCTTCGAGCTCGAGATCATGGCCGACTACATCTTCAGCGAGGTCAAGAAGGCCGAACGGGTCTTTGCCGACGAAACCACCCTGCCGACGCTCGCTCCCGGCTCCGGATCGACGAAAACGGCCTACTTATGGGCCTATGCCAGAGATGACCGCACCTTTGGCCGCAGCGGTCCCCCGATGGTGGCTTATCGCTTCGAAGACAGCCGCTCCGGCGAATGCGCGGTCCGCCATCTCAATGGTTATCGGGGCATCCTGCAAGTGGATGGCTATGCCGCCTATAACAAGTTGGCGCGCGCCGATCGCGGCAATGATGGCATCACATTGGCTGGCTGCCGAGTAGGCGGGGGTGTTGCCATCCCCGCCCCTCACAGACCCGGACGAGCGGATTACCCGCATCCGGTTCTTCACGCGCAAGCTTCGCTCACGAGACGGCAGCATATTGGTGGACGATCTTGGCTGTTGGCAGTGGGTATCGCGCGAGCATGGCCCGGAAGCGCGTCCACGGCAGATTGCTGTGGCGGCCACGCCGTGCGAGCCATTTCCTCCATATCCGCGTGACTTGGTGGTGGTACCATCTGATGCGTCGGCCGTTTCCGGAGATGCCGTAGTAGGCGCAGTGCCCCCGGATTACCCGTGACAGATGGGCGTGCTGCTCCCTGAACGAACAGTGCAGGTTTTGCCGACACCATTCCATCACAGAAGCCAGCGCGCGTGCGTAACGGTCTTTTGCCGTTATCTGACGGACGACATTCTTGCCTTGCCTCGACAGACCCCACACGTGGGTGAAGCCAAGGAAGTTGAACGTGGTCCCCGCCGTCGCAGGATGACGCCCGCCTGGGCGTTTGAACCGGAAGTCTACGAAGCGAGTCTTGGTCGGATGGAGTTGAAGCCCATACCGATCAAGCCGCTTGGCCAACACGTTCAGCAATCGCTTGCCGGACAGGTGGTCCTCAAAGGCAATCACCGCATCATCAGCGTATCGAACCAGTTGG
It includes:
- a CDS encoding helix-turn-helix domain-containing protein — encoded protein: MGRRFASLGLDEVERAELTSLASRRSTAQALALRARIILACAVGEQSKVVATRLGIDPDTVGKWRRRFAEHRLGGLWEPRSGTPRCETGTRPS
- a CDS encoding transposase, producing the protein MIEAVADRLEGAPRQLRRRWSDEFKAQIVTEALEPGASVSAIARRIGIHPSQLFAWRRDARAERHYRSRHSSCEGVVASVAGTVIEIAIGEVVVRAGVDVDEAHLQRVIRAVRSA
- the tnpB gene encoding IS66 family insertion sequence element accessory protein TnpB (TnpB, as the term is used for proteins encoded by IS66 family insertion elements, is considered an accessory protein, since TnpC, encoded by a neighboring gene, is a DDE family transposase.); translation: MIPSGVKVFLASHPVDFRKGIDGLVALVRDAGSDPFDGALYVFRAKRADRIKIVWWDGSGVCLYLKRLEKAKFCWPRIGHHRVQMNPAQLMALVDGMDWKRVRTVAVKPPEIVG
- a CDS encoding IS110 family transposase, with the translated sequence MDVHRTFGEVVVWEDGRLRHAGRIDMTRTALEGFGKTLLASDEVVVEATANSMAVSRVLAPFVARVIIANPLQVKAIAQAHVKTDKIDAGTLASLQAAGYLPQIWTPDAETERKRRLVARRYQLVRHRTRLKNEVHSILHAHLIPKCPHADLFNGRGRAWLAAQPLPDDERAAIDRHVRELDRLAEDLALLDREIAQDAIDDSAVNRLMTITGVNLAVAAGIVAAIGDISRFNSPQKLVSYFGLNPRVRQSGLGAAHHGRISKIGRSHARAMLVEAAWAAAKAPGPLHAFFLRIRARRGHQIAAVAVARKLTVLCWHLLTKGEDYLWARPALVAIKTRAMQLQAGHPQQKGSRRGPAYAYNIKALRDREMLIAAQAEQSYERLVTQWKPRRPKTGARAPQLGRTK